From Microplitis mediator isolate UGA2020A chromosome 11, iyMicMedi2.1, whole genome shotgun sequence, one genomic window encodes:
- the LOC130677963 gene encoding facilitated trehalose transporter Tret1-like, whose translation MASVPEINVFNEENVKPKRLNQHISAIIISFSGLALGVTIGWNSSAGDTLRNVLNATTTEIGIVGGVVNAGACTGIVMLPCILKYLSYTSSILSTVPVYLIGWTFICLADQKVWCLILGRFLCGLAGGTCCVVSPIFISEISDKNTRVRLLVYFQLLINFGIFYAFLVAYFYDKQDNIWRYSLICAVSCAPIIWITFLPESPLYYLSINDEHSAAKSIKWYRGDGFNHELDQFKKIIKTESPKCKVLKNYRVIRAIIVCHSVIIIQQLSGINTLTFNATVVFNNGGSGELTGSEQTLVIGGLQIISTILCMLTIDYLGRRILLAVSGMLMGVFMILFGWYINVRDEDPQYYEEIYGWIPPTCLGIYFSAFNLGLGPISWSILGDTFPNEIKTYGASSGAFLSWSISLIATLTFGELAQSLGVSKTMWLFGGFSCLGAIFCGAFVRETRGASLPDIQDKFQIDPIPLDSNFQP comes from the exons ATGGCCTCGGTACCGGAGATCAATGTTTTTAATGAAGAGAATGTCAAGCCAAAGAGGTTAAATCAACATATTTCAGCGATcatca tatcgTTTAGCGGGCTGGCACTTGGAGTTACGATAGGATGGAATTCCAGTGCAGGTGATACATTGAGGAATGTTTTAAATGCCACAACCACTGAGATAGGGATTGTGGGTGGTGTTGTAAATGCCGGTGCGTGTACCGGTATTGTGATGTTGCCATGCATTCTCAAATATCTCAGTTATACCTCCAGCATACTCTCCACCGTCCCTGTTTATTTGATTGGATGGACTTTTATATGTCTAGCCGATCAAAAG GTTTGGTGTCTTATTTTAGGCAGATTCTTATGTGGACTTGCCGGCGGTACTTGTTGCGTTGTATCGCCTATTTTTATATCCGAAATATCGGACAAAAATACCCGAGTGCGACTGCTGGtttattttcaacttctgATAAACTTTGGAATATTTTATGCCTTTTTAGTGGCGTACTTTTACGACAAGCAAGACAATATTTGGCGTTACAGTTTGATTTGTGCCGTCAGCTGTGCCCCCATTATTTGGATTACATTTTTACCCGAAAGCCcgctttattatttatcaataaatgacGAGCACTCGGCCGCTAAATCGATCAAGTGGTATCGCGGTGACGGGTTCAATCACGAGCtcgatcaatttaaaaaaattataaaaaccgAGTCACCCAAATGCAAG gtattaaaaaattatcgagtAATCCGGGCAATAATCGTGTGTCACAGCGTGATAATAATCCAACAATTAAGCGGCATAAATACGCTAACATTCAACGCGACTGTGGTATTCAACAATGGCGGCTCCGGAGAATTAACAGGATCCGAGCAGACTCTAGTAATCGGAGGGCTCCAGATAATATCAACCATTTTGTGCATGCTGACGATCGATTATTTGGGCCGCAGAATACTTCTGGCAGTGTCTGGAATGTTAATGGGCGTATTCATGATACTATTTG GTTGGTATATAAACGTCCGAGATGAAGATCCGCAATATTACGAGGAAATTTATGGGTGGATACCACCAACATGTTTGGGAATTTATTTCAGTGCATTCAATCTCGGTTTAGGTCCAATATCATGGTCCATTTTGGGCGATACATTTCCCAACGAGATCAAGACCTACGGCGCCTCAAGTGGTGCTTTTCTCAGCTGGTCCATATCACTGATAGCCACATTGACCTTCGGGGAACTTGCTCAGTCACTCGGGGTTTCAAAGACGATGTGGCTATTCGGTGGTTTCTCCTGTCTCGGAGCGATATTCTGCGGTGCTTTTGTACGTGAAACGAGAGGCGCGAGTTTGCCCGATATCCAGGACAAGTTTCAAATTGATCCGATTCCACTCGACAGTAATTTCCAACCGTAA